The following are encoded together in the Octopus sinensis linkage group LG15, ASM634580v1, whole genome shotgun sequence genome:
- the LOC115219930 gene encoding uncharacterized protein LOC115219930: protein MKFYLKLWKSATETLSMFWQAYDNKAMDRTECFEWHGHKVNIRHIFAKFAPYLLTTEQKEHRIEVCQDFHQCAADDPPFMSRIITGDESWVHGYDPEVKQQLSSPQPKKAQQNRSSFIVFFGICGIMHREFVLQGQTIN from the coding sequence ATGAAGTTTTACCTTAAACtttggaagtctgctacagagacattgagcatgtttTGGCAAGCTTATGACAACAAGGCAATGGATCGTACagaatgttttgagtggcatgggCACAAGGTGAATATCCGACATATCTTTGCCAAGTTTGCCCCCTACCTGCTtaccactgagcagaaagaacatcgcATTGAAGTCTGTCAAGATTTCCATCAGTGTGCCGCTGATGACCCACCCTTCATGTCAaggatcatcactggtgatgagagTTGGGTCCACGGGTACGACCCTGAGGTGAAGCAGCAGTTGTCATCTCCCCAACCAAAGAAGGCACAACAGAACCGCAGCTCATTCATCGTTTTTTTCGGCATCTGTGGTATTATGCATCGAGAATTCGTCCTTCAAGGCCAGACCATCAATTGA